The DNA segment CCCAGGTTCGTAAAGTTTGCGGACATGAACTGAAATTTACTCATTTGAGCAAAGTATACTGGCCGGAAGATCAGGTAACCAAAAGAGACCTGTTTAATTATTATTACCAGGTTGCGGAGTACATATTGCCCTACCTGAAAGACCGGCCCATGTCATTGAATCGCTTTCCTGGTGGTATTAATGGTCAGAGTTTTTATCAGAAAGATGTAAAAGGAAAGGCACCGGACTGGGCCAGAACTTTTCCTTATACTACGGGTGAGGGCGAAGCTAAAGAATACCTGGTGGGGGATGATGAGGCCACCTTACTTTGGATGGTCTCTCTTGGCTGCATTGAAATGAATCCCTGGTTTAGCAGGGTAAAATCGCCTGACAACCCGGACTATTGTGTGATCGACCTTGATCCGGATAAGCAGAATTTTGATCAGGTTGTAGAAGCGGCCCTTACGGTAAAGGAGGTTTGCGACCAGATGGATGTGCCAAGTTTTTGTAAAACATCCGGTTCTACCGGTATCCACATTTATATCCCCCTTGCTGCAAAATACAGTTATGACCAATCGCAGATGTTTGCAAGGATCATTGTCAGTCTAGTCCATCAGCGGATTCCGGAATATACCAGCCTGGAACGGATGATTCCTGCGCGCAAGGGAAAAATGTACCTCGACTTTTTGCAAAACCGTCCGGGGGCGACCATTGCCGGCCCTTATTCATTAAGACCAAAACCAGGTGCAACGGTTTCTATGCCCCTGCATTGGGAGGAAGTAAAGCCTGGTTTAAAAATGACTGATTTTACTATTTTTAATGCGCTGGAACGTTTAAAAAGTGAAGGTGATTTTTTTAGAGGCGTACTGGGAAAAGGCATTGATCTGGAAAAAACGATTCATAAAGCCAAAGGTGTTTTTGGCAATAGTTAAATAAATACAGGTTGTAATTACATAATTTTATGTACTACATATATATATATATTAATTACATTTGTGTATGCAGATCTCTACTGGAGCTGCGCTAACCAAATATTTTTAAGTATGTATACCTCAATCAAAAAACCAAAAATGATTGGCGGAGTGTTTTGTTTTCTGATGCTGATCTTTTTTTGCAGGGACATTGCTTCGGCAGCTTCTTTAACATCTGGAATTTCTCGTCTGGATAGTTTGAATTTCATTTATAAAGCCGGAGAAAATGGCTATTCCTGTTTTAGAATCCCAGCCCTTATTTATACAAAAGATGGGACTCTGCTGGCTTTCGCAGAAGCCAGAAAAAATAATTGCGGTGATTCGGGTGATATAGACCTCGTGATCAAAAGATCGTCGGACAGGGGCAAAACCTGGAGTAGTTTACAGGTGGTATGGAGTGATTCGACCAATACCTGTGGCAATCCGGTCCCTGTACAGGATAGGGGTACCAGCCGGATTTGGCTGATATCCACATGGAACCTGGGGACATTTCATGAAAAACAGATCATCAGTGATGCCGCAAAAAAAGGAAGACATGTGTATAAGCTTTATTCTGATGATGATGGCAGGAGCTGGTCGGGGCCAACGGAAATTACGGACCAGGTAAAGAAGCCAGACTGGTCGTGGTATGCTACCGGACCTTGCCATGGGCTGCAAATAACCAATGGAAAATATGCCGGGCGATTGGTGATTCCCATAAACCACATTGAAAGAGGTACCAATCAAAATTTTGCGCATATCATCTACTCAGATGATCATGGTAAAAGCTGGAACCTGGGCAACAATACCCCCCAGGATAAAATGAATGAAACTACTGTCGCCGAAATTTCTAAGGGCCGTTTAATGCTGAATATGAGAAATGCAGACCGGAGCATTAAAACCAGGCATACTGCTATTAGCAGCAATGGTGGATTGAGCTGGAATAATGTTGAAAAGGATACGGTTTTAATAGAACCCATTTGTCAGGGTAGCTTGTTGAGTCACTTTTACAATAAAAAGAAACCCGTTTTGCTGTTTACCAATCCTGCAAATGCTAAGCTGCGAGCTAATATGACGTTAAGGATGAGCCTGAATGATGGGAAGACCTGGAAACACAATTTAGTTTTACATGCTGGCCCATCGGCTTATTCTGACATCGCGCTTATAGATAAAACCACAATTGCGAGTTTTTTTGAGGCGGGGTATGAAAAGCCTTATGAAGGTATCGTATTTAAAATCGTCAATTATTCAGATCTAATACAAAACTAAATGGAAACAGCACGTTTATTTAATTTCAGAAAATTAACTGAAGAAGAATTAATATCCTATCGTAAAAACGGCTACCTGATCATCAGAAGTATTTTAAAGCCGGAAGGATTAAAACAAATGCAGACAGAGTGCATGGAAGCCTGGAGCAGGGAAAAGGAATCTTTTGATCCAAATAAGAGCTGGCTGCAAAATTCTTTACTGGTAAATATCCATCACCAGGCGGCAACCGTCAGGGATTATTATTTTGAGGGACCACTGGTAGAAATGGCTTCAGAAATTATTGGTCCGAACATAAAAGGGGCTACCTCACAGTTGACTTTTAAAATGAAGGGAAATACCAAGCCCTTTGGCTGGCATCAGGACAATGGCTA comes from the Pedobacter heparinus DSM 2366 genome and includes:
- a CDS encoding sialidase family protein encodes the protein MYTSIKKPKMIGGVFCFLMLIFFCRDIASAASLTSGISRLDSLNFIYKAGENGYSCFRIPALIYTKDGTLLAFAEARKNNCGDSGDIDLVIKRSSDRGKTWSSLQVVWSDSTNTCGNPVPVQDRGTSRIWLISTWNLGTFHEKQIISDAAKKGRHVYKLYSDDDGRSWSGPTEITDQVKKPDWSWYATGPCHGLQITNGKYAGRLVIPINHIERGTNQNFAHIIYSDDHGKSWNLGNNTPQDKMNETTVAEISKGRLMLNMRNADRSIKTRHTAISSNGGLSWNNVEKDTVLIEPICQGSLLSHFYNKKKPVLLFTNPANAKLRANMTLRMSLNDGKTWKHNLVLHAGPSAYSDIALIDKTTIASFFEAGYEKPYEGIVFKIVNYSDLIQN